The following are from one region of the Tolypothrix sp. PCC 7712 genome:
- a CDS encoding AAA-like domain-containing protein — translation MTQKSRRRGFLASNEGVKKLQSRMNEKGYTQEELATQADVSIDQVKRLLNPHWGYKVQRDAIEKIAHALDLAPTDIVASHEWYPPQRNLEPEQIRTNWNINRVHSARVFISHCIQEPDFSVAQQISESLKADGKRVFLKKENETDWRHRFDEELEQCDCLVFLLSPQASVSEMVTEGIRRARDLQTARPNRKLQIVPIHIGESKTLNHDLRGYLQGVQAWEWRTPTDTPKLVQVIINLLAGDQVQVKDKPLEALSAVSPLPIVIAEERPLPVAEPELPVGQVGLASAFYIERPPIETRCYQEVLQPGALIRIKAPRQMGKTSLMARILYQAREQGCRTVTLSFQLASSEVFTSLDRFLRWFCACIGQSLRLPNQLADYWDDIFDSSYNTTTYFEDYLLAKTDNCVAIGLDEVDRIFSYPEIANDFFGLLRAWYEKAKYGDYSSDIWKKLRLVVVHSTEVYIPMNINQSPFNVGLAIDLPEFSLEQVKDLAQRHRLDWETDHIQQLMNLVGGQPYLVRLAMYHITHNDITLAQLLQTAPTEAGPYSDHLRRHLWNLEQYPELGAAFSEVVATNKPVELKPTLAFKLYSMGMVKKEGNHVIPRCDLYRQYFQQRLPFTDMET, via the coding sequence ATGACTCAGAAGAGTAGACGTCGTGGTTTTTTGGCTAGCAATGAAGGTGTGAAAAAGCTACAATCAAGAATGAACGAAAAAGGTTACACCCAAGAAGAGCTTGCCACCCAAGCAGATGTAAGTATTGATCAGGTCAAGCGACTACTCAATCCTCACTGGGGGTACAAGGTACAGAGAGATGCGATCGAGAAAATTGCTCATGCTCTAGATTTGGCACCAACAGATATTGTTGCTTCCCATGAGTGGTATCCCCCCCAACGAAACTTAGAGCCAGAACAAATAAGAACTAATTGGAACATTAACAGAGTACATAGCGCTAGAGTTTTTATTAGTCATTGCATACAAGAGCCAGATTTTAGCGTGGCTCAGCAAATAAGTGAAAGCTTGAAAGCAGACGGAAAAAGAGTGTTTCTTAAAAAGGAGAATGAAACAGACTGGCGACACCGCTTTGATGAAGAATTGGAGCAGTGCGATTGCTTAGTATTCTTATTATCCCCTCAAGCATCTGTCAGCGAAATGGTCACTGAAGGAATTCGGCGAGCTAGAGATTTACAAACTGCTAGACCCAACCGCAAACTACAGATTGTACCCATTCATATAGGTGAAAGTAAGACTTTAAACCATGACCTGCGCGGCTACCTACAGGGAGTTCAAGCGTGGGAGTGGAGAACACCTACCGATACTCCAAAACTTGTTCAAGTAATTATAAACCTGCTAGCAGGAGACCAAGTACAGGTAAAAGATAAACCTTTAGAGGCATTGTCAGCAGTATCCCCTTTGCCAATAGTAATAGCCGAGGAACGCCCTTTACCAGTTGCAGAGCCAGAACTGCCTGTGGGTCAAGTTGGACTTGCTTCTGCCTTTTATATAGAACGCCCTCCAATCGAAACTCGCTGTTACCAAGAAGTTTTGCAACCAGGTGCCCTGATCCGTATTAAAGCACCCAGACAGATGGGAAAAACTTCGTTAATGGCACGGATTTTGTATCAAGCAAGAGAGCAAGGCTGTCGCACAGTTACCCTGAGTTTCCAACTTGCCTCATCTGAGGTTTTCACTAGTCTAGATAGATTCTTACGCTGGTTCTGTGCTTGCATAGGTCAAAGTCTGCGGTTGCCGAATCAGTTAGCTGATTATTGGGATGATATCTTTGATAGCAGCTATAACACTACTACATACTTTGAAGATTATTTACTAGCAAAAACTGATAACTGTGTAGCTATTGGTTTAGATGAAGTTGATAGAATTTTTTCATATCCAGAAATTGCCAACGACTTTTTTGGTCTTCTACGAGCTTGGTATGAAAAAGCTAAGTATGGCGATTATAGTAGCGACATATGGAAAAAGCTTCGGTTAGTGGTGGTGCATTCGACAGAAGTTTATATTCCCATGAACATCAATCAATCACCATTCAATGTAGGGCTAGCGATTGATTTACCAGAATTTAGCTTGGAGCAAGTAAAAGATTTAGCCCAGCGGCATCGGCTAGATTGGGAGACTGACCATATACAGCAATTAATGAACCTAGTGGGTGGACAACCATACTTAGTGCGGTTGGCGATGTATCACATCACTCATAATGACATCACGCTTGCACAATTGCTGCAAACGGCTCCTACTGAAGCCGGACCTTATAGTGATCATTTGCGACGCCACTTGTGGAATCTGGAACAGTATCCAGAGTTAGGAGCCGCATTTAGCGAGGTAGTTGCTACAAACAAACCTGTGGAATTAAAACCAACACTGGCATTTAAATTATACAGTATGGGTATGGTAAAGAAGGAAGGTAATCATGTAATACCACGCTGCGATTTGTATCGCCAATATTTCCAACAACGTTTGCCATTTACTGACATGGAAACGTGA